From a single Calothrix sp. NIES-2098 genomic region:
- a CDS encoding inner-membrane translocator: MDLQLAQLVINGIAVGSIIALAAVGLTLTYGILRLSNFAHGDFLTLGAYLTLLANSSGINIWLSMILAAAGTVVTMLLSEKLLWSRMRSLRATSTTLIIISIGLALFLRNGIILIWGGKNQNYNVPVTSALDIFGLKVPQNQLLVLGLAVLAIVALHYLLQNTKIGKAMRAVADDLDLARVSGINVDQVILWTWLIAGTLTSLGGSMYGLITAVRPNMGWFLILPLFASVILGGIGNPYGAIAAAFIIGIAQEVSTPWLGSQYKQGVALLIMILVLLIRPKGLFKGTI; this comes from the coding sequence ATGGATTTACAACTTGCTCAATTAGTTATCAATGGCATTGCTGTAGGGAGTATTATTGCTCTGGCGGCAGTCGGTCTTACCCTTACCTATGGGATTTTACGGTTGTCAAATTTTGCTCACGGTGACTTTCTGACTTTGGGAGCTTATCTGACGCTACTAGCGAACAGTAGTGGTATAAATATTTGGCTGTCAATGATACTGGCGGCGGCGGGAACAGTAGTTACAATGCTGTTATCCGAAAAGTTGCTGTGGTCAAGAATGCGGAGTCTCCGTGCCACTTCCACTACGCTGATTATTATTTCCATCGGACTCGCCTTATTCTTACGTAATGGAATTATTCTCATCTGGGGCGGTAAGAACCAAAATTACAATGTACCTGTCACCTCGGCTTTAGATATCTTTGGCTTAAAAGTGCCGCAAAATCAATTGTTGGTATTAGGTTTAGCAGTGCTGGCTATTGTGGCGCTGCACTATTTACTGCAAAATACGAAAATTGGCAAGGCGATGCGAGCAGTAGCTGACGATCTGGACTTAGCTAGAGTTTCTGGTATTAATGTAGACCAAGTAATTCTCTGGACTTGGCTAATTGCTGGCACGTTGACATCCTTAGGGGGCAGTATGTACGGCTTAATTACTGCTGTGCGCCCAAATATGGGGTGGTTTTTGATTTTGCCCCTATTCGCCTCAGTGATTTTGGGTGGAATTGGTAATCCTTATGGTGCGATCGCCGCAGCTTTTATCATTGGCATAGCTCAAGAAGTCAGTACCCCTTGGCTGGGTTCTCAATATAAACAAGGTGTAGCACTGTTAATTATGATTTTGGTGCTGCTCATTCGTCCCAAAGGTTTATTCAAAGGCACGATTTGA
- a CDS encoding photosystem one PsaX, translating into MADKTANLPVADSGAKPPYPFRTGWALFLLAINFLVAAYYFHIIE; encoded by the coding sequence ATGGCTGATAAAACTGCTAACTTACCAGTTGCTGACAGTGGTGCTAAACCCCCATACCCCTTCCGTACTGGTTGGGCATTGTTTTTGTTAGCTATCAACTTCTTAGTTGCGGCCTATTACTTCCATATCATCGAATAG
- a CDS encoding lipoic acid synthetase: MTSSQQAQLKSEIMAMPSWLRRSIGKASEISTVQRIIKQRQIHTICEEGRCPNRGECYAQKTATFLLMGPTCTRSCAFCQVDKGHAPMPLDREEPQKVAEAVQLLGLRYVVLTSVARDDLADQGAGHFVQTMETIRRLNPETQIEVLTPDFWGGVGAGEEGQRQRIAMIVKAKPACFNHNIETVRRLTGPVRRGAKYDRSLHVLAVVKEIDSSIPTKSGLMLGHGETFDEVIETMADLRAVGCDRLTIGQYMRPSLEHLPVQKYWTPEEFDRLGSVAWKMGFNHVRSGPLVRSSYHAGEEVGEQGAESRGKE; this comes from the coding sequence ATGACTTCGTCACAACAAGCCCAACTCAAGTCAGAAATTATGGCCATGCCTAGCTGGTTACGTCGCTCTATCGGCAAAGCCAGTGAAATCTCTACCGTACAGCGCATTATCAAGCAACGCCAAATTCATACAATTTGCGAAGAAGGACGTTGTCCTAATCGGGGAGAATGCTATGCCCAAAAAACAGCAACTTTTTTACTCATGGGGCCTACTTGCACGCGCTCTTGTGCATTTTGTCAAGTAGATAAAGGTCATGCACCAATGCCTCTTGATCGGGAAGAACCACAAAAGGTGGCAGAAGCAGTACAGCTTTTAGGATTACGTTATGTGGTACTGACTTCTGTCGCTCGTGATGACTTGGCAGATCAGGGTGCAGGTCATTTTGTCCAAACGATGGAAACCATCCGTCGGTTGAACCCAGAAACTCAAATTGAAGTACTGACACCAGATTTTTGGGGCGGTGTGGGGGCTGGAGAAGAAGGCCAACGCCAACGCATAGCGATGATTGTCAAGGCAAAGCCAGCTTGTTTTAACCACAATATCGAGACAGTGCGACGCTTAACCGGGCCAGTGCGCCGGGGAGCGAAATACGATCGCTCGCTCCACGTGCTTGCAGTTGTAAAAGAAATAGATTCTTCCATCCCCACAAAATCAGGTTTGATGCTAGGACATGGAGAAACTTTTGATGAAGTCATCGAAACAATGGCAGATTTAAGGGCAGTAGGATGCGATCGCCTAACTATTGGTCAATACATGCGACCGTCTTTGGAACATCTCCCAGTCCAAAAATACTGGACTCCAGAGGAATTCGATCGACTCGGCAGCGTAGCATGGAAGATGGGATTCAACCACGTCCGTTCCGGGCCTCTGGTTCGCAGTTCCTACCATGCAGGTGAAGAGGTAGGGGAGCAGGGAGCAGAGAGCAGGGGGAAGGAATAA
- a CDS encoding response regulator receiver protein — MASNKILVIDDTTVVRVKVREMLPPGNFEVVEAKDGLEGLNFILKEKFNLIMLDFLLPKMSGWEVFQQIQAQPELRKIPLVMMSGRKEEVTEKIPEPFEYFEFLGKPFDQKQLIGAIKSAMAKSKQVRPEPVLVGAGVAASNAAVSTSNYGNGTVTTSSTTSTSAVQAPVQTPVVEAAPSAEIELLNEKIAKMQAEIDGLKKQLTQVVTFIKQKVK; from the coding sequence GTGGCAAGTAACAAAATCCTAGTTATTGATGACACCACAGTTGTCAGGGTAAAAGTACGAGAAATGTTGCCTCCTGGCAATTTCGAGGTTGTAGAAGCAAAAGACGGCTTGGAAGGACTCAATTTTATCTTGAAAGAAAAATTCAACTTGATCATGTTGGATTTCCTCTTACCCAAAATGAGTGGTTGGGAAGTGTTCCAGCAAATTCAAGCCCAGCCAGAGTTAAGGAAGATTCCCTTAGTAATGATGTCTGGCCGTAAGGAAGAAGTAACGGAGAAAATTCCCGAACCTTTTGAATATTTTGAATTTCTTGGGAAGCCCTTTGACCAGAAGCAACTCATCGGTGCAATTAAATCAGCAATGGCGAAATCTAAACAGGTACGCCCAGAACCTGTTTTGGTAGGAGCTGGTGTTGCTGCTAGTAATGCTGCTGTCTCAACTTCTAATTACGGTAATGGTACAGTAACAACTTCTAGTACTACTAGCACTAGCGCAGTTCAAGCACCAGTTCAAACCCCCGTTGTTGAGGCTGCTCCTTCTGCGGAAATTGAGCTACTCAATGAAAAAATTGCCAAGATGCAAGCAGAAATTGATGGATTGAAGAAACAACTCACTCAAGTTGTGACATTTATTAAGCAGAAAGTTAAGTAG